Below is a window of Mucilaginibacter sp. PAMC 26640 DNA.
TTATTATTATTTGTCCAATAGGCAGATTCACCTTTTATAAGTTGAGCAACGCTCGCAATTGTTTGGTTTCTGCCTAATGAAATTAGACAATGTAGATGATCGGTGTAGCCACCAATAGCTTGAAGGAATATATCCTTTTCCCTACAATTCCCAATTATGTGGTGACACATATCAGTTCTTAATTTTTTCTCAAGCCAGGGCTCTCTATTTTTTGTTGCAAAAACTAAATGGATCCAGATTTTCACGAATGACATACGTTTGTATAGTTGATGATAAATTATTAGTGCAGCTTAAGCCAAACTATTACTAGCCCTCCGTCTCTTAAAGGGACGGCAGTGAACTGTTTTTTTGAACCAACCGCTTATTGCCGCTGGTTCAATCTTTCGTCCCTTAAAAGGGACGGCAATGAAGCAATCTTTTTGAACGCACCGCTTATTGCCGCTGGATCAACCATCCGTCACTTGAAAGTGACGGCAATGAAGCGATCTTTTTGGATCATCCGCTTCATTGCCGCTGATTCAACCATCCGTCACTTGAAAGTGACGGCAATGAAGCAATCTTTTTGGACGCACCGCTTATTGCCGCTGATTCAACCATCCGTCACTTGAAAGTGACGGCAATGAAGCAATCTTTTTGGACGCACCGCTTATTGCCGCTGATTCAACCATCCGTCACTTGAAAGTGACGGCAATGAACTGTTTTTTTGAGCCAACCGCTTATTGCCGCTGGTTCAATCTTTCTTCCCTTAAAAGGGACGGCAATGAAGCAATCTTTTGAACGCACCGCTTATTGCCACTGATTCAACCATCCGTCACTTAAAAGTGACGGCAATGAAGCAATCTTTTTGAACGCACCGCTTATTGCCGCTGATTCAACCATCCGTCACTTAAAAGGGACGGCAGTGAACTGTTTTTTTGAGCCAACCGCTTATTGCCGCTGGTTCAACCATCCGTCACTAAAAGGGACGGCAGTGAACTGTTTTTTTGAGCCAACCGCTTATTGCCGCTGGTTCAATCTTTCTTCCCTTAAAAGGGACGGCAATGAGGCAATCTTTTTGAACGCACCGCTTATTGCCGCTGGTTCAACCATCCGTCACTTGAAAGTGACGGCAATGAAGCGATCTTTTGAATGCTCTGCTTAATTGCTGTCGGTAGCTAAACCTCGAATGGCAACGAAGCGGATCACCTTCTCTAATCCGATCTCGCCCGTTCATTGCCGTCGGTTTTAACCGACGGCAATGAAGCAAATCCGGCTTCAGCCCACCTTCCGCTCATACCTTCGCACCGATCTTTACAAATTCATTTACCACAATCTCGGTAACATAGCGTTTTACGCCGTCTTTATCATTGTAATTTCTGCTGGCCAGTTTACCCTCAATAGCTATAGGATCGCCTTTTTTGAGGAGGCTTTCAGCAAGGCTTGCCTGCGCTCCCCACATCACTATGGTGTGCCATTGCGTTTCGGTAATTTTTTCGCCTTTTTCGTTTTTGTAACTTTCGTTGACCGCTATAGATAGGCGGGCCAGTTTGCGGTTGTTTTCAAATGTTTTTACTTCCGGGTCCATACCCAGGTTGCCAATCAGCCTGACGCTGTTTTTTAATGTTGTCATCGTGTTTAGTATTTAGATTTAATTTGTTGATTTATTGACAATGCAAAGTTGCGTCAGGCCTTGAATATTAGTCGGTTAATAAATGGTTATAAACGACAATATCCGTTTGCACGCGTTTGCAAACGGATGAGTAATTGGCAGTTATATACGCATTACACCCAAAAAAATACAGGTGATGTTGTGTATTGTATTAAATAAAAACAAGAACATTGTGCTATTGATAGGATGTAAATTGATAGAATATTATGGCACAAGGAGTTAATGAGATGACCGATGCACAAGTTTTAGCACAACTTAAGCTAAGGAAATTGAAGTTGCGTATGGAACTGGATAGAGTAGAGATGGCTATCAAGGCGTTTGAGAACATCAAAGCTATTAGTGTGTTGGATGCTCTGCCCTATATGGTGGATGACCCTGACGAGATTGTATTTGATGATTCAGTGATGGAGGCAACATTATTCTATAACCCGTCTATGAGTGCGGAGAAGAAAGTGTTGTATGTGTTGAGCAAAGTACAGTTTGGTGATGCCGCTGCTATTACTGAATACATATTGCGGATTGATGGGCATGTTAAGCATGCTGATAGGTTTTACAGCCGTATTACTTATGTGTGTAGCCGTATGTTTAAGGCAGGTAAGATAGTTGCAGAGAAGCAAGGGAAGAAGAACATATACAGGTTGAAGTAAATAGAATGGTTATTAATTGTGCTACATTTAAGTCTTAACTGTGTCTATTGTCAGTAGTAATAAATAAAGTAGTAAATCATTCTATACAACAAGATGTATATATAGATATACTTATAACCTAATAATTTAACAGTTATAAGTGCCACTTAATAACACTTTGTGTTGCTCTTTCGTAACCCCTTATTTTATTTTAAATATTATTAGGATTATTGAAACCTATCACCGTATCTTTGGAGAACATTAACATCCGAGGCAATGTACAATCAATCATTTATAGAAGACTTAATAGCGAAGCGTAATTTGCTGTTAGACCAAGTGCAACACATTGAGGCAATAATATCTTTTGCGAGTGTTGATCCAATTAATTACAGTAGCAGTGATACATCAAAAACTGAAAGAAAATTAGTTTCAGGTGAAAAGATGCCTTACAACCGAGATGATAGTTACCAAAAAAAGATTGCAGGTATATTAAAGCAGTATTCTCGTTTCCTGTCAATAAGCGAAATGGCTAACATAGTTAATGCTTTTGAAGCAAAGATTTCTTTAGAGGAAGCTAAAAAGGGTTTGGGAAGTGCTAAAAATCTATTGTTAAAACAAGGCACACTTACTAAAGTACAAGTAGGCACTAATAATAGCAATACATTTTATGGTAGTGTAGCATGGTTAGACGAAAACATGCAACCAAAGCCAGAGCATATGTATGATGAAAACGCTTTACAAGTAAAGCAGACTATATTAATATAAAATTTAAAAAACCGCTTTGCTGGATGTTTCCGAGGCAATTAGCAAAGCGGTTTGAAAAGTTTGGGTGATTATGTTATCGAGAGAGATTCCCTCTAATCATCCGTAAAACAGGTAAACTGGGTGTTTAAGCCCATGATAGCAGGGGGTAAAGCTTGAGCGCAGAGGCCCCCGCTCCTGTTTTTATATCTACTTCAAAGGTAAGTAGAGTAATTTAATTATACAAGTTTATACTTACTAAGATGCAATTAGGCAAATCATTACCATTCCGCACTATCAACGATGTTGCAATACACTTTCAAAAAAAGGAAACCTGTATTGAATACCTAACTCAATTAAGATGGGCAGGTAAAACCATTTGCCCGTTTTGCAAGCACGATCATGTGTACGAGTTGAAAGGCAAGTATGTACGCTACAAGTGTGCCGCTTGCAGGAGGCATTTTAGCGCCATTAAAGGCACTATCTTTGAAAAGAGCACTGTACCCTTGTCGAAATGGTTTATGGCTATCTTCATCCTTACAACGCACCGTAAAGGCATATCATCAGTACAAGTAGGTAGAGATATTGGCGTAACTCAAAAAACCGCATGGTTTATGATGCAACGCATTCGCAATGCTGTTAAAATGCAATCCTTTAATAACCCGAATAAGTTAGGCAATGATGCACCAGTAGAGGTTGATGAAACATACATAGGTGGAAAGCCTGGAAATATGCACAAGAAAAAAAGGGAACTAATTGAGAAAGTAGGTTTTCAGCGTAAAATAGCCGTAGCAGGTGCAATAGAAAGAGGTGGCGAAGTTAAACTTAAAGTAATTGATGCAACTGATTACGCTAACATTATCCCATTCTTAGTTAAGTCAGTACATCAGGGATCTAAGTTAATGTCTGACGAGCATGTTGCATACGGTACGATGGATAGGTTGTATGAGCATCAAACTATCAAGCATGTACTAAAAGAATATGTACGTGGTGATGTACATACCAATACTATAGAAAACTTTTGGAGCGTGCTTAAAAGAGGTATCTATGGCACGTATCATTTTATCAGTACTAAGCACGTACAAAACTATTTAGAGGAATTTGCTTTTAGATTTAATAGCCGACACATTACAGAGGCACAACGCTTTGATAAATTAGTATCTTTGTCAAGTCACCGCATATCTTACAAAGCGTTAACTAACCATGGCAAAGGAAAAGAAAAAAAAGCAAGTTAAGCCCAAAGTAGACAAGCATCCTGAGCAAGTAATGAACGGATTTAACATTCCGTTTGAAAATTTAATGGAAGTTTTGGTTAACCCTAACACAGTTAAAACGGTGTTAGACTACAACCCCAAAGACAAGAAATGAACATATTTTTCTTGCATGTAATAAAATTACATTTTATTTACTATTTATAATTTTTATAAATAGCTATTTTAAGGCCCTGCAATGTACATTTGTACATTTTGCATATAGTGGTATACAAAGACACTAATAACTTAGTATATCGCATGTAATTGTTCCTATTGACAATTGCAACTACAAAACACTGGTATCTTTACAGTTATTAAGGTATCAATGCCTTTTTTTCATATAAGTCCTTTGTTTTCAATATTGAAACTAATTCATATGTTTGTGCGTAATCGTATAGAAAGGAATCAAAATGGAAATCAAAAAAATCGTAATATCGCCAAGCAACTCAAAGGCTATTGCATTCTTTGAGGATTTGAATCGTAAGAAAGCGGAGACATTCAAGAAAATCGAAAACCTTTCGATGTTTAATAAAGTAAAAAAGTCTAAGTAATTGCCCGATCAGTATTACTCATACGCGGAGGCCGAAGATCAAGACGGCAGTTTTTATTATATATTTACCACCTCCGATAAATCGGGATATACTGTGTATTTCAAAATGGATGAATACACAGATTATGTAAACGATTTTCCTCTATTATTGCAGAAAGGCTTTGCTTTTGGATTCCATAAAAAAGAATTCGTTGCTGATTCAAAAAAATCAAAAGACCCGATGGTTTTTGAGACTATTTATAAAATAGCATTGGATTTTTTAGAGCAACAAGGTATTGAAACTGTATTGCTATATCATTGTGATGCAAATGATGGTAAGCAAGCCTGTAGAAATAGACTTTTTGAAAATTGGGCCAAGGTATCACATGAAAGAAAAAACTTCATTAAGCACTCAATAGAAATTGTTATAGGGGATGACACCGCCGAAAAAAAGGATATGTATTTAGGCTTTTTAACGCTTTTGGAAAATCCTTTGATAGATGAGGTGCGCAATGAATTTGAAGAGTTCTCAATTTACCTAATAACGCCGAAAGAATAACTTTTTAAGCCACTTGGTAGAGTGGCTTTTTTTTATACTTTAAAACCTATAGCCTTTATGAACGAAATAGAATTAATGCGAGCCGCAATTGATTTAATGCAAACCACAAATGATTTAATGAGTAAACGAATAGATACTCTTGAAAAAATAATTGATATCTACTCTGCACGGTTTGAATCATTAGATAATTTTTGTTTAGGTCAATCGGAGCATTTAGTATTAACTATGGATAGGTTGACAGACTTAGCTGAACGGGTTAATAACCTATAAAATTCATTAAAGTAAACTTGTAGATAGTTACCAAAAAAAAAAATTTGGCATACAAGTGGCACAACTTAATTTTAGGAGCATGAACCTTATTAAAATTGAAGATGCTTTAATTAGCCGCGAATTAGACCCGATTCAACTAATTGTATTTGTTACTCAAAAGGATGACGAAGACCAATTACTCAGCATATTAGGAGAGTACATTAGCCTTGATCTTATTAAAGATCTTCATGGATATATAACAATAAATATCAAATCGCAATCTGGACAAGTTTTCCCGTATGACACTGGACAAACACTTGAATCTTACCCGCCTTTAAATCGCATAAATTCAAGTTCCTTAAATCAGTGGACAGTTGGATATGACCTTGAAGGCCAGATAATTTTAAAGCTTCCTGCACGTGGTTTAAAGCCTCTAAAATAATTGGATTTGATATAATCTCACCGCCCTTATTTTTTGTATTACGATAAGGATCAATAAAACAAGTTTGACCAATATCATTTAAAAAAAAGTCACTATCATTCTTGTTATCACTTGCCATACCTAATTCTATTTTTAGACAAATCTAAAAATTAATTTAGACAACTAGAAACCCTTGGGTTACATAGGTATATAAATGCCGAGTAATTACCTAACTTTATAAGATGATTGCCGAAAGAACCTGTTTAGACTGTGGCGACAAACTACAGGGCCGCGCTGATAAGAAATTCTGTAACGATCTGTGCCGCAATAATTACAATAACCAATTAAACAGTAACAGCTATAATCTGGTACGGAACATCAATAATATCCTGCGCCTAAACCGCCGCATCATAGAGGAGCTAAATCCCACCGGGAAAACCAAAATTACGAGGGATAAGATGCTTATTAAAGGGTTTAACTTCGATTATTTTACAAGCAGCTTTAAAACCCAGGCTGGTTCACGCTACTTTTTTTGCTATGAGTACGGCTATCTGCCACTTGATAACGACGAAGTGTTGCTGGTGAAGAGTAAGAAAGAACTCGCGAAATTGATAGAGTAGTTTTTGTATTAACTCATAACAACTTCATTAATAATGCACTAAAAAACTAAACATCTTCAAATTCCTGAGTGCTGCGTGTTTGCCGTTTGGTAGCCAGCAATCCCAGGCTCATGATAACGCTGGTACCCAGTATCACCACAAAT
It encodes the following:
- a CDS encoding transposase — translated: MSFVKIWIHLVFATKNREPWLEKKLRTDMCHHIIGNCREKDIFLQAIGGYTDHLHCLISLGRNQTIASVAQLIKGESAYWTNNNKIIDEPFRWQDDYFAVSVGESQVNRVVQYIKNQELHHKKKSFEEETKEFNVAYGWSLKKV
- a CDS encoding single-stranded DNA-binding protein codes for the protein MTTLKNSVRLIGNLGMDPEVKTFENNRKLARLSIAVNESYKNEKGEKITETQWHTIVMWGAQASLAESLLKKGDPIAIEGKLASRNYNDKDGVKRYVTEIVVNEFVKIGAKV